One window from the genome of Podospora pseudocomata strain CBS 415.72m chromosome 6, whole genome shotgun sequence encodes:
- a CDS encoding hypothetical protein (EggNog:ENOG503NY6A) yields MGRRPNALILQYFERGPKLQDQSNRYPHTCKSCGEHFPRGRLDSLTSHLTKKCPAISEADRVSALLTLSGMGHASKTFQQSQQAHAHPQVSDGSSVDLPMTSRDWTALGVLAEVSRQIDLNEKNDDRGQMTGAIPNTHLGTAQPGERFDMQDQFNFDNPPLNQDIGAQKDPKVEPPSPNAGDRGLITDERLQEILRAENEANTDSANISMAAAATARLHPAFLDPELLADEATVAAVTEAANQANTAAVAAAAAAAVAAAVAENSNISTPEQSGLEDQPPPTPTPPALPESLIQSSGIPVTTMPNAPMIPVTSDTPAWVDGNYAAASFQMPLNSPLPQPPAPHAKGGFRLDTANGAKSRHSRARFNPDRRKEVQEVRKIGACIRCRVLRKTCSQGSPCDTCRKVLSPRVWRNGCVRTKFSEQLDLYSAGVQIVLAQARVNGIKHTVALQHHGIFIEACHFPDYESRLQLLVLQSEPERDAEGKLLDASIAEDHPSSYHIAMLDNDNQDVPARVETYMREVLPEMIRREPSQFMRITLQTAVDVATRTNDELLKKSLELWGLVEILDRERQWTITVKNGENELQPRIIKEETDGELFHTICLQLAAATERKAAATSKALLTGMQRVLQDSKVKIDYNMYFAVLILLNCVEKSIWAFRAWEQPNLRGQWPLEKDPGSFAQQGSVIAELLHMLLGIRKALPRTSRRESDGKLVTDDANPLIQAYFEAIDLDFATVKAKQDQPNFSPTDPRSFELLFCSTLLLPPSSD; encoded by the exons ATGGGCAGACGGCCTAATGCCCTGATTCTGCAATACTTCGAAAGAGGACCCAAGTTGCAGGACCAGAGCAATCGCTACCCTCATACCTGCAAATC ATGTGGTGAACACTTCCCTCGCGGTCGCCTCGACAGCCTGACGAGCCATCTCACCAAGAAATGCCCTGCCATCAGCGAAGCCGATCGAGTCAGCGCGTTGCTCACTCTCTCGGGGATGGGCCATGCATCCAAGACATTCCAGCAGAGCCAGCAGGCTCATGCTCACCCCCAGGTCTCCGATGGTTCTTCGGTCGACCTTCCTATGACGTCGCGCGACTGGACTGCTCTTGGAGTGCTGGCTGAGGTCTCGAGACAAATCGACTTGAATGAGAAGAATGACGATCGCGGCCAGATGACGGGCGCAATCCCTAATACCCATTTGGGGACTGCACAGCCTGGAGAACGCTTTGATATGCAAGATCAATTCAATTTTGACAATCCGCCGTTGAATCAGGACATTGGCGCGCAGAAAGACCCGAAGG TTGAGCCGCCGTCGCCGAACGCCGGCGACAGAGGCCTCATTACCGACGAGCGACTCCAAGAAATACTACGCGCAGAAAATGAAGCCAATACCGATTCTGCCAACATTTcaatggctgctgctgcgactGCTCGCCTGCACCCAGCATTCCTGGATCCCGAGCTTCTAGCCGATGAGGCGACTGTTGCGGCCGTGACAGAGGCTGCGAATCAAGCGAATACCGCCGCTGTGGccgcggctgctgctgctgccgtaGCTGCTGCCGTAGCCGAGAACAGCAATATCTCGACCCCTGAGCAGTCTGGGCTGGAGGACCAACCACCGCCGACGCCCACACCGCCTGCGCTTCCCGAGTCCCTGATCCAGAGTTCTGGAATTCCAGTCACTACCATGCCCAATGCTCCTATGATTCCGGTAACGAGCGATACGCCGGCTTGGGTAGATGGCAACTACGCGGCGGCTTCTTTTCAGATGCCTCTGAACAGTCCGTTGCCTCAACCTCCTGCGCCCCACGCGAAGGGAGGGTTCCGCCTCGACACCGCCAATGGTGCCAAGTCGCGACATTCTCGCGCTCGGTTCAACCCTGACAGGAGAAAGGAGGTCCAGGAAGTCCGCAAGATTGGAGCCTGCATTCGTTGCCGCGTGCTGCGAAAGACGTGCTCTCAGGGTTCGCCCTGTGATACCTGTCGCAAAGTGCTATCACCTCGCGTGTGGCGCAATGGGTGCGTGCGCACCAAGTTCTCAGAACAGTTGGACCTGTACTCTGCCGGAGTACAAATAGTCCTCGCCCAGGCCCGGGTAAATGGGATCAAGCATACTGTGGCTCTTCAACACCATGGAATCTTCATTGAAGCTTGTCATTTCCCGGACTACGAGTCTCGACTTCAGCTGCTCGTTCTACAGAGCGAGCCTGAGAGGGATGCGGAGGGGAAGCTGCTTGATGCAAGCATAGCAGAAGATCATCCCTCCAGCTACCACATCGCCATGCttgacaacgacaaccaAGACGTTCCTGCTCGAGTGGAGACGTACATGCGCGAGGTCTTGCCAGAAATGATTCGGCGCGAGCCATCACAGTTTATGCGCATTACTTTGCAGACTGCCGTCGACGTTGCGACAAGAACCAATGATGAGCTTCTCAAGAAGTCCCTTGAGTTGTGGGGTCTGGTTGAAATACTGGATCGCGAGCGACAGTGGACCATCACCGTCAAGAACGGGGAGAACGAGCTTCAGCCCAGGATCATCAAGGAAGAGACAGATGGCGAATTGTTCCATACAATCTGTCTTCAGCTTGCCGCGGCCACAGAGAGAAAAGCAGCGGCCACTAGCAAAGCGCTGTTGACTGGCATGCAGCGTGTGCTGCAAGACAGCAAAGTCAAGATTGACTACAACATGTATTTTGCCGTTTTGATCTTGCTCAATTGCGTGGAAAAGTCCATCTGGGCTTTCCGGGCTTGGGAACAGCCGAACCTAAGGGGCCAGTGGCCGCTCGAGAAGGACCCAGGCAGCTTCGCCCAGCAGGGCTCCGTCATTGCTGAGCTGTTGCACATGTTGCTAGGGATTCGTAAAGCGCTTCCCCGCACATCACGTCGGGAGTCTGATGGGAAGTTGGTGACTGATGATGCGAACCCGTTGATCCAGGCCTATTTTGAGGCCATTGACTTGGACT TTGCTACAGTAAAAGCCAAACAAGACCAACCGAACTTCTCGCCGACGGACCCCCGATCATTTGAGCTTCTCTTTTGTTCCACGCTTCTCTTGCCACCATCCTCAGACTAG
- a CDS encoding hypothetical protein (EggNog:ENOG503NVX4; COG:S), which yields MLLLHQSGSVKIGEVVRYTVTYTPSADRILPSPEFLYLRIKNTCAIALRAAFVHGPYTLSVAAYPSHFDPNKKFEEPRRYGVPEFEPMLKAGATWNCHLVVPDDIRQSAGEGCSQHGYLGKGPEHDGESVSWIIEVASQVVFSTSAAVHYEVLLARDEKSLNLGSVVPVIGGQSQAPQPGRVSDFQQSAGAIKDHPAQQKGVFSRAVHLKVEDTASLWNTPQLPGWDDIGWLRARSEGGADAPVEPVMASGKPEDRRPRRSFKQRKVHLVILTHGLHSNLGADMLFLKESIDAGVKKAKADAKARKARERAAKKKEATPAGADTEGNANTEISESVGEENKDEDEEDEDDEEVVVRGFSGNATRTERGIKYLGKRLARHILSMTYPDQPCLPTAKAASEAIAATLKASSQKKNGGEEAHKHSTIHHAPSPSNRLYKFTKISFIGHSLGGLVQTYAVAYIQKHSPQFFDLIEPINFIAMATPFLGLNHENPLYVKFALDFGLVGRTGQDLGLTWRAPTIARNGWGALVGNLGEQAHKRVYGEHQPESKPLLRILPTGPAHKALKKFRNRTVYSNVVNDGIVPLRTSCLLFLDWQGLGRVEKARREVGLVEAVVQAGWAELTGANVTTPRLAPWSPENNEKEEANETGKTTPTDTEELLEVPQPPTNAMLEDDRQSLRSAVVSPFQEQPASADLQQLSNSTTNTSNPLSGLFSFFRTESPKPQPPPSPKINKIYQRSQTLKVESGSTSLLVTSSSTSKVTSGTELGDDAEGLTAPPRTSIFESAGDLLNPKLPTVEYLIDPSKRHRTIFHDRIYHPSDIPPPPVKDRTSTLQIRRRSLSRSSRTALSESNSPLGSPGIQHKDTGLSQQSEQSTKSMPVDYESTVNSAPSSSHDEPDVVDSSQMRVEEKIARAYHRGLSWRKVLVKLEPDAHNNIVVRRMFANAFGWPVIHHLVQSHFSDEAMARVRDEDEPGVERAKGLDQSADETGRETKETIRGGDHRGRNVTVREEDSSHDDDIINAERYDVVPELAPSPRSPRSLSRQGSTNALGVFSGTNPTTPTTATRPPIDRYDSMSWSDRDWADSADESDENGGGASYWSRMAAGANVKKPQPSPSHTHPFPSSSAATTPTPADPNPGGGGNADKKRRTVAVAAGGSVEQPGPLTPTGFMMRSVSPLSWNWTEKIVGRGKTGKRMSRSLSPGRGNSVLTTPTASTPGLGLLSRPSLALSQEGYFPGQDRGIVGEGEGERGGKDKDV from the coding sequence atgcttctcctccaccaatcCGGCAGCGTCAAGATTGGCGAGGTGGTGCGCTACACAGTCACTTACACCCCCTCGGCAGATCGCATCCTCCCATCGCCAGAGTTCCTGTACTTGCGCATCAAGAATACTTGTGCCATTGCTCTTCGCGCAGCCTTCGTTCACGGTCCTTACACACTCTCAGTTGCCGCCTACCCATCCCATTTCGATCCGAACAAGAAGTTTGAAGAGCCTCGTCGCTATGGCGTCCCCGAGTTCGAACCAATGCTCAAGGCCGGCGCGACCTGGAACTGCCACTTGGTAGTGCCCGACGATATCAGACAGTCTGCCGGTGAAGGATGCAGTCAACATGGATACCTTGGGAAAGGACCAGAGCACGACGGGGAGAGTGTATCTTGGATCATCGAGGTTGCGTCGCAAGTGGTTTTTTCGACTTCGGCGGCTGTGCACTACGAAGTTCTGTTGGCACGAGACGAGAAATCGTTGAACCTGGGCTCTGTTGTACCCGTAATAGGAGGTCAGTCACAAGCACCACAGCCAGGGCGGGTCAGCGACTTCCAACAGAGTGCGGGTGCTATCAAGGACCATCCGGCGCAACAAAAAGGTGTTTTCTCCAGGGCAGTCCACCTGAAAGTTGAGGATACAGCAAGTTTGTGGAACACGCCCCAGCTTCCAGGATGGGACGACATAGGTTGGCTACGGGCAAGGAGTGAAGGAGGAGCCGATGCCCCAGTAGAGCCTGTGATGGCCAGTGGCAAGCCCGAAGACAGGCGCCCCAGACGGTCATTCAAACAGAGAAAGGTCCATCTCGTGATTCTCACACACGGCCTGCACAGCAATTTGGGCGCCGATATGTTGTTTTTGAAGGAAAGCATAGATGCTGGAGTCAAAAAGGCCAAAGCGGATGCCAAAGCCCGAAAAGCCCGAGAGCGGGCAGccaagaagaaagaagcaaCGCCTGCCGGGGCAGACACCGAAGGAAATGCTAATACCGAAATCTCCGAGTCAGTGGGCGAGGAAAATaaggatgaagatgaggaggacgaggacgacgaggaagtcGTAGTACGCGGATTTTCTGGGAATGCAACAAGGACAGAAAGAGGTATCAAATACTTGGGCAAACGGTTGGCAAGACATATTTTGTCCATGACTTATCCAGACCAGCCCTGTCTCCCAACCGCGAAAGCAGCTTCGGAAGCAATCGCTGCCACACTCAAGGCAAGCTCTCAGAAAAAGAATGGCGGCGAAGAGGCCCACAAACACAGTACAATCCACCATGCTCCATCTCCGAGCAATCGACTCTACAAGTTCACCAAGATCAGTTTTATCGGCCATTCACTCGGTGGTCTTGTACAAACCTACGCTGTTGCTTATATTCAGAAACATTCACCGCAGTTCTTTGACCTGATCGAACCTATCAATTTTATCGCCATGGCCACACCCTTCCTCGGGCTGAACCACGAGAATCCCCTGTACGTCAAATTCGCTTTGGAttttggtcttgttggaAGGACAGGCCAAGACTTGGGTCTCACTTGGAGAGCTCCAACGATTGCGAGAAATGGTTGGGGTGCACTCGTGGGCAATCTTGGGGAACAAGCACACAAACGAGTGTATGGCGAACATCAGCCGGAGTCCAAACCTCTGCTCCGTATCCTGCCCACCGGGCCAGCACACAAAGCATTGAAAAAATTCCGAAACCGAACCGTCTACTCAAACGTGGTAAATGACGGAATTGTACCGCTTAGAACTAGCTGCCTCTTGTTTCTCGATTGGCAGGGCCTGGGACGGGTGGAAAAGGCACGAAGAGAAGTCGGCTTGGTCGAAGCTGTTGTACAAGCCGGGTGGGCAGAATTAACAGGCGCAAATGTCACCACTCCACGACTTGCACCATGGTCACCAGAAAACaacgaaaaagaagaggccAACGAGACGGGCAAAACCACACCTACAGACACAgaggagcttcttgaagTGCCTCAGCCACCGACTAATGCCATGTTGGAGGATGATCGACAGAGTCTGAGATCTGCTGTCGTCAGCCCTTTTCAAGAACAACCGGCTTCTGCAGACTTGCAACAGCTGTCAAATTCGACGACAAACACTTCCAACCCCTTATCTGGCCTGTTCAGCTTCTTCCGGACCGAAAGCCCCAAGCCccaaccgcccccctccccgaagATAAATAAGATTTACCAACGAAGTCAGACTCTCAAGGTTGAGAGCGGCTCTACCTCTTTGTTGGTTACCTCTTCGTCCACGTCTAAAGTGACAAGTGGGACTGAGCTTGGAGATGATGCGGAGGGCCTgacagcaccaccaagaacATCAATTTTTGAGTCGGCCGGTGACTTGCTTAACCCAAAATTACCAACCGTTGAGTATCTCATCGATCCATCAAAGCGGCACCGAACCATCTTCCATGACAGAATCTACCACCCATCCGATATCCCTCCACCGCCAGTCAAGGACCGGACGTCGACTCTCCAGATCCGCCgtcgctctctctctcggtcCAGTAGGACGGCCCTGAGCGAGAGCAACTCCCCTCTCGGATCTCCAGGCATTCAGCACAAGGACACTGGCCTTTCTCAGCAGTCGGAACAGTCCACCAAATCGATGCCAGTAGATTATGAATCTACCGTCAACTCTGCACCCAGCTCGTCCCACGACGAACCAGATGTGGTCGACTCCTCACAGATGCGAGTTGAAGAAAAGATTGCGCGCGCCTACCATCGCGGTCTGTCCTGGCGAAAGGTTTTGGTGAAACTAGAACCTGACGCGCACAACAACATTGTGGTTCGCCGCATGTTCGCCAACGCTTTCGGCTGGCCGGTCATCCACCATCTCGTACAGTCTCACTTTAGTGACGAAGCTATGGCAAGAGTCAgggacgaggacgagccAGGTGTGGAAAGAGCCAAAGGGCTAGACCAAAGCGCGGATGAAACAGGCCGGGAAACGAAGGAAACGATTCGTGGTGGTGACCACCGGGGTAGAAACGTCACGGTGCGCGAAGAGGATTCATCTCACGatgacgacatcatcaacgcgGAACGGTACGATGTCGTTCCTGAACTTGCGCCGAGTCCGAGGTCGCCAAGGTCGTTGAGCAGACAGGGGAGCACCAATGCTTTGGGTGTCTTTTCCGGCACGAACCcgacaaccccaacaacggCGACGCGACCCCCCATCGATCGATACGACTCCATGTCCTGGAGCGATAGAGACTGGGCAGACAGCGCAGACGAAAGTGATgagaatggtggtggggcgAGCTACTGGAGCAGGATGGCTGCTGGGGCAAATGTGAAGAAACCCCAGCCTAGCCCTTCTCACACTCAccctttcccatcctcctctgctgccACGACCCCTACCCCGGCGGATCCAAAcccgggtggtggtggtaatgcTGACAAGAAAAGGAGAACAGTCGCTGTTGCCGCGGGAGGGAGTGTAGAACAGCCGGGACCGTTGACGCCGACGGGGTTTATGATGAGGAGCGTAAGTCCGTTGAGCTGGAACTGGACCGAGAAGattgtggggagggggaagacggggaagaggatgagtAGGAGTTTGAGTCCCGGACGGGGGAATAGTGTGTTGACGACGCCGACGGCTAGTACGCCGGgactggggttgttgagtaGACCTAGTTTGGCGTTGAGTCAGGAAGGGTATTTCCCTGGGCAGGATAGAGGGAtagtgggggagggggagggggagagaggggggaaggatAAGGATGTTTGA